From one Colletotrichum destructivum chromosome 3, complete sequence genomic stretch:
- a CDS encoding Putative Sirtuin family, DHS-like NAD/FAD-binding domain superfamily, with translation MPTTQVTPAEDALLQGIADSLFKARKVVVITGAGISTNSGIPDFRSENGLYSLIQAQFDNATREDALESRCATSFDASRDEREPPTKRRRLSFEDSGICLSDDSQATEDQEVLSSSEEDKSRLSNGSDTPAPSLAATRAKGPVTRARSRELTVDDGATTSEDSRARKSHGTRCNEAIAGSTRLSRRAASLPPDESPQRRSYTAAHSSPTGTQPNSLQKDESPARRVLRTRGRSASPGAKPRANAYQARSAVLRKRSLLTHPLVNGQEPEPKEEPPSSVPFAPGQACSKLSLQLDEVDRALNPAAPVPVSTLQTSAYTTPKTTRFYSSSSPLSSPPSLFLQTTPTLKISSFAQSNRQQPVPAFSSSPLSSPPPVLFDPFEEPTSSSSTRQTSSVASSLASSETDETPPSSQPSKSTLPNIKGRDLFDASIWADPLRTSVFYTFATTLRQKVKCVEPTESHHFIGHLRNRGKLVRCYTQNIDQIEEKVGLSTSLQEGPGHRGRFSRKSVGAVLAISALANTSAGSELATAGPEPEDKRGNVETEGTGSAEGAESTDATPFAESQSQHRSDRKSNGVECVFLHGSLESLRCFLCGKICAWDEGGRAHETLSGRQPECPYCAGATAARQERGKRALGVGKLRPDIVLYGEEHPNAHLISPIITHDLGLSPDLLLILGTSLKVHGLKVLVREFAKTIHSRGGKVVFVNYTKPPESSWGDIIDYWVQWDCDAWVSNLKERIPLLWLPPGTKLSKKKKESSDKPKKRQNTAEQGSKPKSESSKSGEHAPKLPQPEAAVRSELPAEKPELPAEKPGPPAEKSKPPAEKSEPTAAKPEPPTVKPEKSPINATPEAPIRTPLPQAIPSPEEVVEPPKVIDLGYEKPVVGNEETPKVAAAKIVNPGHGKPAKQREKGPKAPKTAVPKTTPRRPMAVRDDTTNAVYLVFKVMAELRRITDNKPVPPLSSPVSLRTEKPKPRRKKKSAQAVLSQTSESSPQHHSVTTLHLGPTTSTVEHEVPQLEARRDTRVVAEDVTMSGTAESSILAAVKVNPRTRKRKKIDGEEVFVPGMPRPALAVKSLLCTTPQKVKRPSAKSKAVLVSRATPPKTLPDMQRASMESLTLAPLRTTGASVSTPLKLQPLEPVPSPPTGPLSVMSPNSRARLGPRVGDPFFRSDSVVHELVKASGWTQPRSLGFMPLMSSQLNKETDAIMALQGLKEG, from the exons ATGCCCACCACCCAGGTCACCCCCGCCGAGGATGCTCTTCTGCAAGGGATCGCCGACTCGCTTTTCAAAGCCcgcaaggtcgtcgtcattaccggcgccggcatcagCACCAACTCCGGTATTCCC GACTTCCGAAGCGAAAATGGACTGTACTCTCTGATCCAAGCCCAATTCGACAACGCGACCCGGGAGGATGCTCTGGAATCGAGATGCGCCACATCGTTCGATGCGAGCCGTGACGAACGAGAACCACCCACCAAGCGGCGAAGACTGTCTTTCGAGGATTCGGGCATCTGCCTCAGCGACGACTCGCAAGCTACTGAAGACCAAGAGGTGCTCAGTAGCTCGGAGGAGGACAAGAGCCGACTTTCTAATGGGTCAGACACGCCAGCGCCCAGCTTGGCCGCAACCAGGGCAAAGGGCCCAGTGACGAGAGCGAGGTCACGAGAATTGAcagtcgacgacggcgccaccACAAGTGAGGACTCCAGGGCTAGGAAGAGTCATGGCACCAGATGCAATGAGGCTATAGCCGGATCAACTCGGTTGTCCAGGAGAGCCGCATCCTTACCCCCGGATGAGAGCCCTCAAAGGCGCTCTTATACGGCTGCGCATTCAAGTCCAACTGGGACTCAACCCAACTCACTGCAAAAAGATGAAAGCCCAGCCCGCCGCGTTCTGCGCACACGCGGGCGTTCTGCAAGCCCAGGGGCAAAACCAAGAGCCAACGCTTATCAGGCACGCTCTGCTGTGTTGCGGAAGAGGTCTTTGCTAACACATCCCTTGGTCAACGGACAAGAACCTGAACCCAAGGAAGAGCCTCCAAGCTCGGTACCCTTTGCGCCAGGACAAGCTTGTTCAAAACTTTCACTCCAGCTGGACGAAGTTGATCGGGCCCTCAACCCAGCAGCCCCTGTCCCAGTCTCGACCCTTCAGACCTCGGCCTACACCACACCAAAAACCACAAGGTTCTACTCCAGCTCGTCACCCTTGTCGTCGCCTCCCAGCTTGTTCCTCCAAACAACACCAACCCTCAAGATCAGCTCCTTTGCACAGTCGAATCGCCAGCAACCAGTGCCAGCTTTCAGCTCATCCCCATTGTCTTCGCCTCCCCCCGTCCTATTTGACCCTTTCGAGGAACCaacatcgtcttcatcaacCAGACAGACCTCAAGTGTGGCTAGTAGCCTCGCCTCTTCGGAAACTGACGAAACACCTCCGTCCTCTCAACCCAGCAAGTCAACTCTGCCCAACATCAAAGGCAGGGATCTATTTGATGCTTCAATCTGGGCAGATCCACTGCGGACATCGGTTTTCTACACATTCGCCACAACTCTTCGGCAGAAAGTGAAGTGTGTTGAGCCGACCGAATCGCACCATTTCATCGGTCACCTCCGCAATCGTGGAAAGTTGGTTCGGTGCTATACGCAGAACATTGACCAGATTGAGGAGAAGGTTGGGTTATCGACGTCACTTCAAGAAGGACCGGGACACAGGGGTCGCTTTTCAAGGAAGTCCGTTGGAGCGGTACTGGCTATCTCGGCATTGGCAAACACCTCAGCCGGCAGCGAGCTGGCCACAGCAGGACCAGAGCCGGAAGATAAGAGAGGCAATGTCGAAACTGAAGGGACTGGTAGTGCCGAGGGCGCTGAATCGACCGACGCCACCCCCTTCGCCGAGTCTCAAAGTCAACACCGATCTGATCGGAAGTCCAACGGCGTGGAGTGCGTCTTCCTACACGGATCTCTGGAGTCTCTGCGGTGTTTTCTGTGCGGGAAGATTTGTGCTTGGGATGAAGGAGGGAGAGCACACGAAACTCTCTCTGGACGACAGCCCGAGTGCCCATACTGCGCTGGAGCGACCGCTGCACGACAGGAGAGGGGCAAGAGAGCGCTGGGTGTCGGCAAGCTGAGACCGGATATTGTACTCTACGGCGAAGAGCACCCAAACGCCCATCTCATCTCCCCCATCATCACCCATGATCTCGGGCTTTCGCCTGATCTACTTCTCATTCTCGGCACCTCCCTGAAGGTTCACGGTCTCAAGGTTCTTGTCAGGGAGTTCGCCAAGACCATTCACAGCAGAGGCGGTAAAGTGGTGTTTGTGAACTACACAAAGCCTCCGGAGAGTTCATGGGGAGATATCATCGACTACTGGGTCCAGTGGGACTGTGACGCCTGGGTATCCAACCTGAAGGAGAGGATACCTCTGCTTTGGCTACCGCCAGGCACAAAATtgtccaagaagaagaaggaaagcaGCGACAAACCAAAGAAGCGGCAGAACACCGCCGAACAAGGATCGAAGCCTAAGTCGGAGTCATCAAAGTCGGGCGAGCATGCTCCTAAACTACCGCAACCGGAAGCGGCTGTGAGGTCTGAACTTCCAGCCGAGAAGCCTGAACTTCCAGCTGAGAAGCCTGGACCTCCAGCCGAGAAATCTAAACCTCCAGCTGAAAAGTCTGAACCTACAGCCGCGAAGCCGGAACCTCCGACTGTGAAGCCCGAGAAGTCCCCTATCAACGCGACGCCCGAAGCGCCAATTCGTACCCCGCTTCCCCAGGCGATACCCAGCCCAGAGGAGGTAGTCGAGCCACCCAAGGTTATTGATCTTGGATACGAGAAACCAGTGGTGGGGAATGAAGAGACCCCGaaggttgccgccgccaagattGTTAACCCTGGACACGGTAAGCCAGCGAAGCAAAGGGAAAAGGGCCCAAAGGCCCCGAAGACCGCTGTCCCCAAAACTACACCCCGTCGGCCCATGGCCGTTCGTGATGACACGACCAACGCCGTGTACCTCGTGTTCAAGGTCATGGCTGAGCTTCGCCGAATCACTGACAACAAGCCGGTGCCGCCATTGTCCTCTCCTGTGAGCCTCCGAACCGAGAAGCCGAAGCCCCGACGAAAAAAGAAGTCTGCGCAAGCTGTTCTCTCACAGACGTCCGAGTCCAGCCCTCAGCACCACTCTGTCACAACTTTACACTTGGGGCCCACTACGTCTACGGTGGAGCACGAGGTCCCGCAGTTAGAAGCGAGACGGGACACGAGAGTCGTTGCGGAGGACGTTACTATGTCGGGAACCGCTGAGAGCTCCATCCTAGCGGCCGTCAAGGTCAATCCCCGGACGCGGAAACGGAAAAAGattgacggcgaggaggtgtTTGTGCCGGGTATGCCGCggcccgccctcgccgtcaaaTCTTTGCTATGTACGACGCCACAGAAAGTAAAGAGGCCGTCCGCCAAGAGCAAGGCGGTCCTCGTCTCGCGCGCCACGCCGCCCAAGACTCTCCCCGACATGCAGCGAGCATCCATGGAGTCGTTGACGTTAGCCCCTTTAAGAACGACCGGGGCATCTGTCTCGACGCCGTTGAAGCTCCAGCCTTTGGAGCCTgtcccttctcctccgacAGGTCCACTTTCGGTCATGTCGCCCAACTCGCGGGCTAGGCTTGGCCCGAGGGTGGGTGATCCATTCTTCCGGTCGGATTCTGTCGTTCATGAACTGGTTAAGGCGTCTGGCTGGACCCAGCCTCGGAGTCTTGGGTTCATGCCACTGATGAGCTCGCAGTTGAACAAGGAGACAGACGCGATCATGGCATTGCAGGGGCTGAAGGAGGGATGA